Within the Thermanaeromonas toyohensis ToBE genome, the region GGGATTAGAAGAAGTAGATTTGGAAAATAGCTCTTTATATTTTGTGTTAGAAAAGCGTTATGGGATTCGCCTTTATCGTGCTGTGCAGCGGTTAGAGGCTACGCAAGCTACTCCAGAACAAGCGAAGCTATTGGAGATCCCCCGACATAGCCCTCTTCTTTATGTCCACCGTTTAAGCTTTCTTGCTGATGATACACCGGTTGAGTTTGTGGAATCCTGGTATAGAAGCGATCGTTATGCTTTTGAAGTAACCCTGTATAAAGACTGGGCGGGTAGGCGATAAGCTGAATGGTTATTGATGTGATAGGGATAGTAGGTAGCCCTCGTAAAAAAGCTAATACAGATCTTTTGGTAGAAAAAGCCTTAGAAGGAGTAAAGGCAACAGGGTTACAGGTGCAGAAGTTTTATTTGAATGACATGGAAATTAAGCCATGTCAGTATTGCAACTATTGCCGTAAACATGGGAGTTGTTATATAAAGGATGATATGAACATTTTATATTCTGCTATTGAACAAAGCCGAGGTTTAATATTGGGTACTCCTACTTTTTACGGTGATATCTCTGCTCAAACCAAGCTTTTTATCGACCGGTGTTACCGGTATGTGGAAATAATTAAGAAAGAAGATGGAGGCTTTCTATTTTCTAGCCGGCTTCCAGGAAAGCGGTTGGGCATGATGATAGGGGTAACGGGTAGTTTTGGACCTGAAACTTTTAATAAGCAAATTGAAGTAATTCAACTCTTATTCAACGATCTAAATGCCGAATTCGCGGACCGGTTGCTATATACGGGTACCGATTTTTTGCCAGTAAGGGATAATCCGGACATTTTGTCTTTGGCTTGGGATAAGGGTGTGGCATTGGGGCAAAGGATAAAAAATTCTCTATAAAAATCTTAAAGAACTTAAGCAAAAAGGTTTATAAGAGCAAAGGGTAATTTAAGGAGAGATAAGCTAATATGGTGTGGATACTAGGATTATGCGCTAGCCCTCGGGTAGCTGCTACTGATTTTTGTGTGCAAGAGGCTTTAAAGGCTGCTCGAGAAGTAGGAGAGATTGAGACAGAATATATTTCCTTGCGAGGAAAAGAAATCAAACCCTGCCTTCACTGCGATAAATGTTTGGACACGGGCCTTTGTATTCATAAGGATGATGCCCTTCCTATCATCGAAGCCTTTTTTAGAGCAGATGGGATCATTATCGGTTCCCCTGTTTATGATATGAATATACCCGCCCAACTAGCTGCCCTTTTTAATCGTTTTCGTATGCGTTTTGTTGAAGTATGCGATCGTAGCCCGCGAGCTTTAGAGTATAAAGTTGCAGGTGCTATAGCTGTGGGAGGTAGTCGCAATGGAGGCCAGGAGATCGTCCTAGGAGCCATCCTTAACTTCTGCTTGGCAGAAGGGATGATTGTGGTAGGGGGAGAAAAATTCCAGAATCATGGGGCTGCTGTTTGGTCCCAAGATAGAAAAAGAGCTGGCGCAGAGGAGGATGAGATAGGGTTAGCAGCGGTTAGGGCTGTAGGACGCCGGGTGGCCAAGGTAGCTTCGTTGATTGTAGCTTCTAAAGAAATCTGGATAGAAAAAAGGCGGGGGTGATGTAAAAGGGGAGAAAGGTAGAGAATTTAAAAAGGAGAATTTAAGCGTAGGAGGCAAGATAAGGAAAAGGGGAAAAATCTCAAAAACAAGATTTAGTCTTAAAAAATTAAGGAGGGCATAGAAAGGATGGCGGGTGGCAAAATAGGGAAGTTATTGATAGGGGTGTTAGTTACATGCTTGATTTTAGGGCTAGCGGCCTGCGGAGGGAAAAAAGAAAGCACAAGTGGACAGGGGCAAACTACACAGGAAAGCAAACAGGGAGAGAAAAGATTTAAAGTAGCTTTGTTACTTCCAGGTTCTATAAATGATGGAGGTTGGAGCCAGAGCGCTTATGAAGGTTTGATGGAAGTAAAGAGCAACCTAGGAGCTGAGGTAGCTTACACCGAAAATGTAAAGAAAAACGATCAGGTCCAGATAATGCGCGAGTACGCCCGGAAAGGGTACGATGTTATCTTAGGTCACGGTTTTGAGTTTTCCGATGCCTTAAAACAGGTTTCCAGTGAGTATCCCAATGTAAAATTTGCTGGTATTGGAACTAAGGTAACTGGACCTAATCTAGCCTCCTTACAGTTTAAGTACGGAGAGCTGGGGTACCTAGCTGGTATAGTAGCGGGACGGTGCACTAAGGCTAACAAGATAGGGTGGGTCACCGCTACTAAAGATCCTACAGGGCAAATGGAGTTAGTCAACCTAGAAGAAGCGGCCAAAAAAGTAAATCCTCAGGTATCTGTGACCGCTGCTTATACGGGAAGCTGGGAAGATATTAATAAAGCTAAAGAAGCAGCTTTAGCGCAGATTGCCAATGGAATCGATGTTATCGTTACCAACCATGACGCGGGTAATTTAAGCGTTATCCAGGCTGCTAAAGAGAAAAACATCATGGTCATAGGGTGGACCGGTGATTATTGTGATCTGGCCCCGGATAATGTGTTGACTAGTATGGTACAGAAAGTTTCTTCCCTCATCTTTATGGGTGTAAAAGAGTTTAAAGAGGGTAAGTTTGAAGGTAAGATTTACCAGTTTGGCTTAAAAGACAAAGTTCAATATGTAGGTAAGTATGGTAACAAAGTAACGGAAGAAGTAAAGAATGAGGTAGCTAAAGCTACTGAAGATATAATTTCCGGCAAGATCCAGCTAAAAGGTAGCCTATAAGGAAAAGGAAAGGGCGGGAGAGCTCCTCCCGCCCATAAACTGAAAACCCGGAGGGGACTGTTTCTTCATGCCTGTTCTTCTGGAACTCCGTGGCATATGTAAATCATTTCCGGGAGTAAAAGCCAATGACAATGTG harbors:
- a CDS encoding flavodoxin family protein — encoded protein: MVIDVIGIVGSPRKKANTDLLVEKALEGVKATGLQVQKFYLNDMEIKPCQYCNYCRKHGSCYIKDDMNILYSAIEQSRGLILGTPTFYGDISAQTKLFIDRCYRYVEIIKKEDGGFLFSSRLPGKRLGMMIGVTGSFGPETFNKQIEVIQLLFNDLNAEFADRLLYTGTDFLPVRDNPDILSLAWDKGVALGQRIKNSL
- a CDS encoding flavodoxin family protein translates to MVWILGLCASPRVAATDFCVQEALKAAREVGEIETEYISLRGKEIKPCLHCDKCLDTGLCIHKDDALPIIEAFFRADGIIIGSPVYDMNIPAQLAALFNRFRMRFVEVCDRSPRALEYKVAGAIAVGGSRNGGQEIVLGAILNFCLAEGMIVVGGEKFQNHGAAVWSQDRKRAGAEEDEIGLAAVRAVGRRVAKVASLIVASKEIWIEKRRG
- a CDS encoding BMP family protein, with amino-acid sequence MAGGKIGKLLIGVLVTCLILGLAACGGKKESTSGQGQTTQESKQGEKRFKVALLLPGSINDGGWSQSAYEGLMEVKSNLGAEVAYTENVKKNDQVQIMREYARKGYDVILGHGFEFSDALKQVSSEYPNVKFAGIGTKVTGPNLASLQFKYGELGYLAGIVAGRCTKANKIGWVTATKDPTGQMELVNLEEAAKKVNPQVSVTAAYTGSWEDINKAKEAALAQIANGIDVIVTNHDAGNLSVIQAAKEKNIMVIGWTGDYCDLAPDNVLTSMVQKVSSLIFMGVKEFKEGKFEGKIYQFGLKDKVQYVGKYGNKVTEEVKNEVAKATEDIISGKIQLKGSL